In Armatimonadota bacterium, the genomic stretch ATAAAGCTGCCCGCTGGCACGCGCTTTAACAGGCCATCGACGCTGGCCTGACAAAATCCACAATCCGCGTCGTAGACGATTCGGTGCACACTGTGTTCTACGCGGTTCAAATCCATTTCTTCTTCCGGAACACCGCAAGAATGACCACACACACCAGAACCATTCCAGCAAGGGCCAGCGGATAGCCGTAGATCGCGTCGAGTTCGGGCATGTGCTTGAAATTCATTCCGTAGATCCCGGCGATCAGACTGCAAGCCATCATCAACGTCGAAATCACAGTCAGAACCCGAACAATTTCGTTCAGCCGAGTGTTGACCAGGTTCAACTGGACATCCATGATGGTCGAAAGGATGTCTCGCCCCAGATCGATGTTTTCGACAAGTCGCAGACAGTGGTTGTAGAGGTCGTTGAAATATGGACCGTCTTCTGGGCGGACTACTGGTGCCGCGTACCGGCTAATCGAATTGAGGTTGTCTCGTAGGGGGGCAATCCGCTTGCGCAACACAAGGAGCTCACGCTTGATTTCAAGAGCTTTTCCGGACTGTTGCAGGTTGCCAGAGAAGATTGAATCCTCAAGCGCTTCGATTTTGTCGTGGTAGAAATCGACGACGGGAAAGAATCCATCCAAGGTGCCGTCCACGACACTCGCGACGATTTCTCCGGCATGATCGCCAAAATCTTCAGGATCAGCCAGAAAATCTGATTGGAGCGCGTGGAGAAGAGGTGATTTCTTTACTGAGAGCGTGACCAAAGACTTCGCATCAAAGAAGAACGCGATATTTTGATAGACGGCGCGATCATTTTCCAACCGAACGGATTCTGCAATGAATGCGATCTTGCCGTTTTGCTGTTCAAGCCCAGACCGTGAATGCTCGCTTAGCGCGTCCTCCAGAGTCAACTCGCAAAGGTGAAACTGCTTCGAGAGTTTGTGATGATCTCTTTGCAGTTCGACCCCATCAAGGTGCAACCAAGCAAAGTCGAATCCATTGCCAGCTAGAAACTCCTCTTCAGAAATTTCTCGGCAACTTCCACCAGTTAGCGCGACGCAACGACTGTGGTGTTTGGGAAGATGATTCAATTCCATGCTGGCAGTTCTATAGAATACCGACGATAGCCAGATACAAAAACGCCGAATTCTTTGCTTTCAAAGAATCCGGCGCATGTCTAGAATTGCTTGGTGGGCCTAACTAGATTCGAACTAGTGACCTCACCCTTATCAGGGGTGCGCTCTAACCAACTGAGCTATAAGCCCGCCACCAGGCAATATTGATACCACATCGCGAACACTCACGTCCAGTCCATTCGTCCAATTGTTGCGTACCTCTTGCGGAATCGCTAGGGATATACTGCGGTAAGAACGCGAAACCGTGCTTTTGTATACGGGCACGTGTAAAGTAACGATAGAAGGATAACCCTCAACATGACGTCGAGAACGAAATTGGTTTTGGTAGCCGCGGTGTCGGCATTCTCTGCCCTTAGCTGGGCTCAGGTGAGCGGACCTGCTCCATTGAGTTGGAAGTGGCAACAATCCACAAGCGTTGTGCCAGGGCCGATCAAGGTCGATGGCGACACCGTGTATTCAGCGGTAGGACGCCGAGTCTATGCTTTAGACCGATTGACCGGAAACCAGAAATGGCGTTTTCCGATGGGTGAGGGCCTCCAAGCAAATCTCATCACAGGAGTAGTCGTCAATCAGGGCGTCGCGGTGTTTGCGGCAGACAACCGAATGCTGTACGGCGTGGACGCGAACACCGGCGAGAAAAAGTGGGAAAAGGTTCTGGAGACCAATGTTTATGGTCGTCCTGTGGTGTCTGGCAAATTTGTGCTGATCGCTGAAGGAACCAGTTCTGTTTTGGCCATCAATCCGATCAACGGCGAACCCGCATGGGCCGAACCGGTAAAGCTGACCTATCCGATGCTTTCGCCAGTGGTTGCATCCGAAAACGATTTCTTTGCTATCTCAGACAACAGTGAACTGACCTGCTACACCTCGCTCACAGGCAAGCAGCGATGGAAAGTCCGATTGGCCCAACTCCGATTTGGGGTCGAGCCGGTTGTCAGCGAAGACACCATCTATCTCTTCAGCGGCGAATACGTGCTCGGACTTGCGACCCAGAACGGTGCGCGCCGCATGCAAGCCAATGCTGGTGCAAATCTGCTGTTCTCGCCAGCGATCTACAAGGATATCGTGACCGTCGTCACCGATGATGCGCGGTTGCTGTCTTTCAATCGTTCTGGCCGCGCGATCGCGGCTCCATTGCCGCTCGGTTCGCAAGCGATGAACGCGCCAGTCTACGTTGGCGGCCGCGTGATTGTGAACACGGTGAATGGCAACATGAACATGATCGATCCGTTCACTGCTCAGTTCGTCTGGAATTACACTCTCAAGCCGACGGTAAAGCCGAAGGCCAACGATAAAGGCGTGACTCCGCCGAACTTGATGGTGGCAAGCACACCGGTTGTGGCTAGCGGATCGACGCTGATTTTGGCTGGACAAGATGGCCAGTTGCTGGCGTTCGACCCGAATACCGGCGTTGACTTGACCGGTCCAGAAGCCAAGATGACCTTCCCGCCAAACGGTGCGGAAATGTACGGTCAATCAAACGTCGCTCAGGATCAAATCCAGCCATTCTTCCTATTCGATGTTTCGGACGAAGCTTGCGGATTGAAGGGTGATACGGTCAAGGTCGAGATCGACGGCCGGCAAATGGTCCACCAAATGACGAAGGACGGACAATATGCGGTGGTGATCGACGGTCGCCAAAATCGAGGATTCTCGGATGGCAACAAGAAAATCATCGTGACTTCGACCGACTGGCTCGGCAATGTCTCGAAGCATGAGTTCTTTGTGACGATCGACAATGCGATTCCGCCGTTTAAGCGCGCCGCTTCTGGTGGCTCGAATTCGGGCGGTTTCGGCGGCGGAAGGGATAACTGAGGTCTTTTCCTCCGAGTTTTTGGAATCGAGTCTTGGCAGGGACATTAAGCCCTGCCAAGTTTTCTCATATTTTTGAAGAGATTCAGCAGACAAAAATTGATCCGATTCAGGTTCTGAAGAACCATCGATTGCTGACTGAATCGGAGCGCAAGCGGATAACCGGCGCAGATGATCTCGCACTTGAAAAGGCAATCAATGCGGGCGCAAAGGTCATCGAACAAAAGGACTATCCCGAGTCGTTGCAGGTCGTCGACCACACCCCTCCAGCACTTTTTTATCGTGGATCACTGGACTGCCTGAATGCCCCTTGCGTGGCAATCGTTGGCACGCGAAGAGCGACCACTTACGGTTTGGCGGTCGCCCAAAAGTTCTCAGAGCGGCTCGCAAAGGTAGGCCTGACCATCATTTCGGGCGGTGCATCGGGCATTGATACCGCGGCACATCGAGGCGCGCTGGATGTCGGCGGCAAGACAGCGGCGGTGATGGGCACGGGAATTGATAAGGTTTTTCCGGCGACAAATCATCGCCTGTTCGATGAAATCGCCCAGAAGAACGGAGTTTTGGTTAGCCAGTTTGCCTGTGGGGCAACCACCGAACCAGCCTTCTTTATCCAGCGAAACGAGTTGATTGCTGCGCTCGCAGACGCGGTGTTGGTCATCGAAGCTCCAGAGAAATCCGGTGCGCTGCGTACCGCCGGAGTCGCAGCGAATCTGAATCGGCCGGTTTTTGTCGTGCCAGGCAGCATTTCGCTCGAAAACTATCGGGGATCTCATGCCTTGATTCGGGATGGTGCAACGTTGGTCGACCACCCCGATCAGGTTTTCGAAGCGTTTGAGATTGTGCCCGACGCAGAAGAAGACCCAGAGACTGCAGAACTTTCCGATGTTCAGCGGCAGATACTCGAAGTGGTTAGCGATCAACCCATGGCTGCCGAGAAAATTATCGCGATGACCGGGTTGGAGACCTCAGAAGTGCTGGGCGAATTGACGATGATGGAAATCGACGGATGGCTGATCCGGGATGGAATCGGGTATTCCAGAAAGCCATGAGCGCAATTTTCTCGATGCTTGGACCTCAAGGTTGGGGGAGCTACCAACGAGAATCGGAACGTTGGGAGCGTGTCGATGCGTCCACGACTGACACCTTCATTCCGGGGTTTGTCGACATTCACATCCATGGCGCATTTGGCATCGACTTCATGTCGGCATCAAAGGAGGAGATGGTGCAATTGGCTGATCAGTTGCACGGACTTGGATACTCCGCGTTCTATCCGACGACGGTCACAGCGACAGCAAATGATGTTCGGGCTGCGCTTTCTAACTTGCCAGAACATCCGATGATTCCTGGATTCCATTTGGAAGGACCGTTTATCAGCCCGGAATATCCAGGAGCGCAGCCGCCAGAATGCATCCTCGACTATGACGGGCACGAAGATGAATGGGACGATATTCTTTCCGATCCGCGGTTGAAAGTGATCACGTTAGCTCCAGAAAGACCAGGTGCCGATCGGTTGATTTCTAAGCTCGTGAGTCAAGGTGTGCGAGTGAGCTATGGGCACACGAACGCGACCTTTGCTGAGTGCCAGTCCGGATTCAAAATCGGTGCTAGGCACACGACCCATACCTACAATGCGATGCGGCCATTACACCACCGTGAAGCAGGGACGGTCGGCTATGCGCTTGCCAATCCGGAAGTGCGAACTGAGCTCATCTACGATCGAATCCATGTTTGCAGAGAAGCCGCTGAGGTTCTGATTCAGGCGAAGGGGCCGGAGTCTGTGATCGCGATCAGCGACAGCACACTAGCTTCTGGATTGCCTTCCGGAAGCGAGGTGATGATGTGGGGACATGCTTGCGTGATGGGGGACAAGCAAATTCGTTTGAAGTCGAACGGAGCACTTGCCGGAAGCGCCATTACACTCAAGGATGCCTTCCAAAATCTTGCTGACGATTTCGGAATAGAATTCGCGGTGCGGGCAACCTGCTATAATCCGAGATTGGCGCTGGGTCTTCCAACGGAGGAAAATCAAGGGCTTATTCTAAATAGCCAATGGGAGATCATTGACCGAATCGCTTTCTAGCGTAATCGGGCAGAACTGAATCCGAGAATATGGGCGGGTTTTCAAAATTTAAACGATTCGTTTTCGGGCGACCCATCGCCACCAAGCACGCGCACAACGAGCGACTCTCAAAGCGAATTGCCCTTCCGGTGTTTGCGAGCGACGCGCTTTCTTCCTGTGCTTATGCCACCGAAGAAATCATGCGCGTGTTCATGATCATCGGTGCGTCGGCTGGGTTTGGACCGGCATTCCTCCACAAGACATTCGAGATTTCGATCTGGATTTGTGTGCTCATCGCGATTGTTGCGCTGAGCTATCGGCAGACGATCTACGCGTATCCAGGCGGCGGAGGCTCGTACACAGTTGCCAAGGAGAATCTGGGTAGCTTCCCGGGCGAAGTCGCTGGTGCCTCACTTCTGATCGACTACATCTTGACGGTGTCGGTATCGGTGTCCGCTGGTGTTCTTGCGATCGTTTCGATCAATCCAGCGCTATCGCCGTACATCGTCCACATGGGCATCTTTGCGGTTGCAGTGATCACGATTGCGAACCTGCGAGGAGCGAAGGAATCTGGCGCAATTTTCTCGATTCCAACTTACAGTTTTATCCTGTTGCTCGGAGTTGTCATCGTCTACGGCATCTTCTTCAAGCAACCGGCGCCGATTCCTCAAGAGGTAATCGAGGCACGTTCAAAAGTGCCGCCAGACTATCAGATGCTTTCATTCGCATATATCTTTATGGTGGCGCGAGCCTTCAGTAGCGGATGTACTGCGTTGACCGGTATCGAGGCGATCTCCAACGGTACTCAGGCGTTTAAGGAACCTGTAAGCAAGAACGCCTCAACCACGCTTTGGTGGATGGCGGCAATCCTGGCATTCCTTTTTATCGGTAGCAGCTTTCTCGCAGAGAAGTTCCACATCGTCCCAATCGAAGATGTCACTGACCCGCGCTTTAAGACGGTTATCGCGTCGATTGTTGCGAACGTGTTCCCAACAAATACGCCGTTTGGGATGTTCTATTACAACGCGATGCTGGTGATGACGGCGGGTATTTTGATCCTCGCCGCGAACACCGCTTTCGCTGACTTTCCACGGCTTGCCAGCTTGATTTCTCGGGATGGCTACCTGCCTCGCCAGCTCAGTAGCCAAGGCGACCGACTGGTATTCCAAAACGGAATCATCATCCTCGCTTTGGTTGCTGGATTCCTGATTTTCATCTTTGGCGGCGATACGCACAAGCTGATCCCACTCTATGCCATCGGCGTCTTCATGAGCTTCACGTTGAGCCAATTCGGAATGGCGATCCATGCCAAGAAGCACAAGCAGAAGTTCACGAATGTTCTCTTGAGTGCGACTGGCGGAACGATCACGCTCGTGATCACCGGCATTATCACTGCGACGAAGTGGCACGATGGAGCGTGGCTGGTACCAATCGCGATCGGCATCGTCCTGTTCATGTTCACCCAGATCAAGAAGCACTACAAGTACCTGGCGGGCGAATTGGAAATCACGCCTGAAGACGCCGTTCCAAAGGCGCGCACGACCGTGCTGTTGATGACGCCAAGGCTGCACAAGGGCATTCTGCAAGCGATTGGTTATGCGCAATCTTTGGCTGACGACGTCCGCGCAGTACACGTGACGCTCGATCCGAAAGGAGTCAAGCGCGTGAAAGACGATTGGGATCGATTTGGTTCGGAAATTCCGCTGGTGATCTTGGAATCGCCTTATCGCTCGCTGATTGAGCCGATTATTGAGTACATCGATGAGGCCTTGGAAGAAGATCCGACCCAGATCATCACCGTGATCGTGCCGGAAGCTGTCCCGCGCAAGTGGTGGCACCGATTCCTTCACAACAATGTGGCGATCGCTCTCAAAATCGCGCTCGGGCAACGTAAAAATGTCGTGATTACCAACGTTAGGTACTTCTTGAAATGATTGTTGAATCGTACGAAGACGTCATTATCCTCTCAGGCTCCATTGAGTCGAACCATTGGGAGACTCTGCAGACCGCGATTTCTCTCACGCTGAAGCGACATCCATCCGGAGTCGTGATCGACGTGAGCCAGATTTCGCGCATGAACCAGTTCGGCGCGGACACTTTTCGATCCGTCATGGAATACATCCATGACCACGACGCCCGGGTTATCGTCGCCGCTGTTCCAGAGCACGTCATGACCGTTCTGAAAAGCGTGCCTGACGTGCGCTCGCAGCTGCCGATTGTAAATACCGTCGAGGAAGCAAGAGCCTCGCTGGACTTGCTCGGATACGAAGAGGAATCTCACGAAAAGAAGGGCAAGGGATCGCCAAAGACTTCGATCATGGTGGTACTCAACGGGACGGCTTGCGATACGTACGTCATCGAAACTGCAGCCGAACTCGCGGAGAGTTTGAAGGCTGGAGTGAATGCGATTTACCCTTTGATTGTGCCGAGGGATATGCCGTTGCAGGCGCCGATGCCGGAGGAAGAAAAAGCAGCTCTGAAAGCGCTGAACTCTGCAGAAGACCTCTTGGATTCGCGAGAAGTGCACCACCAGATGTTCCTTGAACGAGGTCGTGACCTCGGTTCGGCGATCGCTTCGGCTCTCGAAGAGCACCCTGGGACTCACGTGTTGATCGGGGTGCCGGAGTGCCGGGACGAAACGGAGAATGCAGGCAAGGTCGTTAATTCGGTTCTTGCGAAGGTGAAGTCGGCTGTGATCTTTATCCGCGGGCCGGTCAGCTAGCTGCTCGCCACTGCTTC encodes the following:
- the corA gene encoding magnesium/cobalt transporter CorA; protein product: MELNHLPKHHSRCVALTGGSCREISEEEFLAGNGFDFAWLHLDGVELQRDHHKLSKQFHLCELTLEDALSEHSRSGLEQQNGKIAFIAESVRLENDRAVYQNIAFFFDAKSLVTLSVKKSPLLHALQSDFLADPEDFGDHAGEIVASVVDGTLDGFFPVVDFYHDKIEALEDSIFSGNLQQSGKALEIKRELLVLRKRIAPLRDNLNSISRYAAPVVRPEDGPYFNDLYNHCLRLVENIDLGRDILSTIMDVQLNLVNTRLNEIVRVLTVISTLMMACSLIAGIYGMNFKHMPELDAIYGYPLALAGMVLVCVVILAVFRKKKWI
- a CDS encoding PQQ-binding-like beta-propeller repeat protein; the encoded protein is MTSRTKLVLVAAVSAFSALSWAQVSGPAPLSWKWQQSTSVVPGPIKVDGDTVYSAVGRRVYALDRLTGNQKWRFPMGEGLQANLITGVVVNQGVAVFAADNRMLYGVDANTGEKKWEKVLETNVYGRPVVSGKFVLIAEGTSSVLAINPINGEPAWAEPVKLTYPMLSPVVASENDFFAISDNSELTCYTSLTGKQRWKVRLAQLRFGVEPVVSEDTIYLFSGEYVLGLATQNGARRMQANAGANLLFSPAIYKDIVTVVTDDARLLSFNRSGRAIAAPLPLGSQAMNAPVYVGGRVIVNTVNGNMNMIDPFTAQFVWNYTLKPTVKPKANDKGVTPPNLMVASTPVVASGSTLILAGQDGQLLAFDPNTGVDLTGPEAKMTFPPNGAEMYGQSNVAQDQIQPFFLFDVSDEACGLKGDTVKVEIDGRQMVHQMTKDGQYAVVIDGRQNRGFSDGNKKIIVTSTDWLGNVSKHEFFVTIDNAIPPFKRAASGGSNSGGFGGGRDN
- the dprA gene encoding DNA-processing protein DprA; amino-acid sequence: MAGTLSPAKFSHIFEEIQQTKIDPIQVLKNHRLLTESERKRITGADDLALEKAINAGAKVIEQKDYPESLQVVDHTPPALFYRGSLDCLNAPCVAIVGTRRATTYGLAVAQKFSERLAKVGLTIISGGASGIDTAAHRGALDVGGKTAAVMGTGIDKVFPATNHRLFDEIAQKNGVLVSQFACGATTEPAFFIQRNELIAALADAVLVIEAPEKSGALRTAGVAANLNRPVFVVPGSISLENYRGSHALIRDGATLVDHPDQVFEAFEIVPDAEEDPETAELSDVQRQILEVVSDQPMAAEKIIAMTGLETSEVLGELTMMEIDGWLIRDGIGYSRKP
- a CDS encoding amidohydrolase family protein, with protein sequence MSAIFSMLGPQGWGSYQRESERWERVDASTTDTFIPGFVDIHIHGAFGIDFMSASKEEMVQLADQLHGLGYSAFYPTTVTATANDVRAALSNLPEHPMIPGFHLEGPFISPEYPGAQPPECILDYDGHEDEWDDILSDPRLKVITLAPERPGADRLISKLVSQGVRVSYGHTNATFAECQSGFKIGARHTTHTYNAMRPLHHREAGTVGYALANPEVRTELIYDRIHVCREAAEVLIQAKGPESVIAISDSTLASGLPSGSEVMMWGHACVMGDKQIRLKSNGALAGSAITLKDAFQNLADDFGIEFAVRATCYNPRLALGLPTEENQGLILNSQWEIIDRIAF
- a CDS encoding APC family permease; this translates as MGGFSKFKRFVFGRPIATKHAHNERLSKRIALPVFASDALSSCAYATEEIMRVFMIIGASAGFGPAFLHKTFEISIWICVLIAIVALSYRQTIYAYPGGGGSYTVAKENLGSFPGEVAGASLLIDYILTVSVSVSAGVLAIVSINPALSPYIVHMGIFAVAVITIANLRGAKESGAIFSIPTYSFILLLGVVIVYGIFFKQPAPIPQEVIEARSKVPPDYQMLSFAYIFMVARAFSSGCTALTGIEAISNGTQAFKEPVSKNASTTLWWMAAILAFLFIGSSFLAEKFHIVPIEDVTDPRFKTVIASIVANVFPTNTPFGMFYYNAMLVMTAGILILAANTAFADFPRLASLISRDGYLPRQLSSQGDRLVFQNGIIILALVAGFLIFIFGGDTHKLIPLYAIGVFMSFTLSQFGMAIHAKKHKQKFTNVLLSATGGTITLVITGIITATKWHDGAWLVPIAIGIVLFMFTQIKKHYKYLAGELEITPEDAVPKARTTVLLMTPRLHKGILQAIGYAQSLADDVRAVHVTLDPKGVKRVKDDWDRFGSEIPLVILESPYRSLIEPIIEYIDEALEEDPTQIITVIVPEAVPRKWWHRFLHNNVAIALKIALGQRKNVVITNVRYFLK